The proteins below come from a single Streptomyces spongiicola genomic window:
- a CDS encoding fasciclin domain-containing protein yields MNSFRFRRTAVAVAAAAVLPLVLTACGESDSSTSAAGESTAEPAGEQSNPAVDDAAPGVTGPFGPACASVPAEGAGSFDGMAKDPVATAASNNPALSTLVTAVKKAGLADTLNSAQNITVFAPTNDAFAKLPKADLDKVLADKAMLTDILTYHVVGRKLTPQQLENGSYETLRKSKLTTRGSGEDYTVNDSSKVVCGNVPTANATVYIVDTVLMPTS; encoded by the coding sequence ATGAACAGTTTCCGCTTCCGCCGTACCGCCGTGGCCGTCGCCGCGGCGGCCGTGCTGCCGCTGGTGCTGACCGCGTGCGGGGAGAGCGACTCCTCGACGTCGGCGGCGGGCGAGAGCACGGCGGAGCCGGCCGGGGAGCAGTCGAACCCGGCCGTGGACGACGCCGCCCCGGGCGTCACCGGGCCGTTCGGGCCGGCCTGCGCGTCGGTCCCGGCGGAAGGCGCCGGCTCCTTCGACGGCATGGCCAAGGACCCGGTAGCCACCGCCGCCTCCAACAACCCCGCCCTGTCCACGCTGGTCACCGCGGTCAAGAAGGCCGGCCTGGCCGACACCCTCAACAGCGCCCAGAACATCACCGTGTTCGCGCCCACCAACGACGCCTTCGCCAAGCTCCCGAAGGCGGACCTGGACAAGGTCCTCGCCGACAAGGCCATGCTGACCGACATCCTCACGTACCACGTGGTCGGCCGGAAGCTCACCCCGCAGCAGCTCGAGAACGGCAGCTACGAGACGCTGCGGAAGTCGAAGCTCACCACCAGGGGTTCGGGCGAGGACTACACCGTCAACGACAGCTCGAAGGTCGTCTGCGGCAACGTCCCCACGGCCAACGCCACCGTCTACATCGTCGACACGGTCCTGATGCCCACGTCCTGA
- a CDS encoding molybdopterin-dependent oxidoreductase gives MTTNRALLIRRALAGAGALLAVFSSLAVAELGAALTRPEAGPLVAVGGASIDLTPAAVKDWAVRSFGTDDKLVLRAGILTVLALSAAALGLLALRHRRAGALGVLAFGAVGALAALGRPDSVSWTDALPSAAGALAGAAVLYVLTGRLTGTGTGTSAGTGAGAGPGAGAGPGAGAGPGAGAGMAPHEPDGRDRRGFLIAASAAAVASAGAGTLSRGLTAARTGDATGARAAVTLPAPGSPAPAIATRTALRLPGMLPFTTPNKDFYRVDTALVVPEVDATAWRLEIHGTGVTRPLTLTFQDLLEGELIERDITLACVSNEVGGPYVGTARWIGVRLADLLRRAGVRPPSRGGPADQLVARSVDGMTLGTPVEDVMDGRDAMLAVGMNGEPLPFDHGFPVRMVVPGLYGYVSACKWVEDIELTTFDAYDPYWVRRKWARRAPVKTQSRIDTPKPFARPAPGTVMVAGVAWAQHRGIDRVEVRVDDGPWRPADLAAEHTSDTWRQWSLAWKAVPGTHTLTVRATDRTGETQTERRARTMPDGATGWHSVVVTVT, from the coding sequence GTGACCACCAACCGAGCACTACTCATCCGAAGGGCGCTGGCGGGCGCCGGCGCCCTCCTGGCCGTGTTCTCCTCGCTGGCAGTGGCCGAACTCGGGGCGGCGCTCACACGACCGGAGGCCGGTCCCCTGGTCGCGGTCGGGGGCGCGTCCATCGACCTCACCCCGGCGGCGGTGAAGGACTGGGCGGTCCGCAGCTTCGGCACCGACGACAAACTCGTGCTGCGGGCGGGCATCCTCACCGTGCTGGCGCTGTCCGCCGCGGCCCTCGGCCTGCTGGCCCTGCGCCATCGGCGGGCCGGTGCTCTCGGAGTCCTGGCCTTCGGTGCGGTCGGAGCGCTCGCCGCGCTCGGGCGCCCGGACTCGGTGTCGTGGACCGACGCCCTGCCCTCGGCCGCGGGGGCACTTGCCGGTGCCGCGGTGCTTTACGTCCTGACCGGGCGTCTGACCGGCACGGGCACCGGCACCAGCGCCGGGACCGGTGCCGGTGCCGGTCCCGGTGCCGGTGCCGGTCCCGGTGCCGGTGCCGGTCCCGGTGCCGGTGCCGGGATGGCACCGCACGAACCGGACGGCCGGGACCGCCGAGGCTTCCTGATCGCCGCGTCCGCGGCGGCCGTCGCCTCCGCCGGGGCCGGGACTCTGAGTCGGGGGCTGACCGCGGCCCGTACCGGTGACGCCACCGGGGCACGCGCGGCTGTCACCCTGCCTGCCCCCGGGTCACCAGCCCCGGCGATCGCCACCCGTACCGCACTGCGCCTTCCCGGAATGCTCCCGTTCACCACCCCGAACAAGGACTTCTACCGCGTCGACACCGCACTCGTCGTACCCGAGGTCGACGCCACGGCATGGCGCCTGGAGATCCACGGCACGGGCGTCACCCGCCCGCTCACCCTCACCTTCCAGGACCTGCTGGAAGGCGAACTCATCGAGCGCGACATCACCTTGGCCTGCGTGTCCAACGAGGTCGGCGGCCCCTATGTCGGCACCGCGCGCTGGATCGGGGTACGCCTGGCAGACCTGCTCCGGCGGGCAGGGGTCAGGCCGCCATCGCGCGGGGGCCCCGCCGACCAGTTGGTGGCCCGGTCCGTGGACGGCATGACCCTCGGCACCCCCGTAGAGGATGTGATGGACGGCCGGGACGCCATGCTCGCCGTCGGGATGAACGGCGAACCGCTGCCCTTCGACCACGGCTTCCCGGTCCGCATGGTCGTCCCCGGCCTCTACGGGTACGTCTCCGCCTGCAAGTGGGTCGAGGACATCGAACTCACCACCTTCGACGCGTACGACCCCTACTGGGTGCGGCGGAAGTGGGCCCGCAGGGCACCCGTCAAGACGCAGTCCCGGATCGACACCCCCAAGCCCTTCGCACGCCCGGCACCCGGCACCGTCATGGTCGCCGGAGTCGCCTGGGCCCAGCACCGGGGCATCGACCGTGTCGAGGTACGAGTCGACGACGGCCCGTGGCGGCCGGCGGACCTGGCGGCCGAACACACCAGCGACACCTGGCGCCAGTGGTCCCTCGCCTGGAAGGCCGTCCCCGGCACCCACACCCTCACCGTGCGTGCCACCGACCGCACGGGCGAGACCCAGACAGAGCGGCGCGCCCGCACCATGCCCGACGGCGCGACCGGCTGGCACAGCGTCGTCGTGACCGTCACCTGA